One genomic region from Macaca mulatta isolate MMU2019108-1 chromosome 20, T2T-MMU8v2.0, whole genome shotgun sequence encodes:
- the SOCS1 gene encoding suppressor of cytokine signaling 1 gives MVAHNQVAADNAVSTAAEPRRRPEPSSSSSSSPAAPARPRPCPAVPAPAPAPGDTHFRTFRSHADYRRITRASALLDACGFYWGPLSVHGAHERLRAEPVGTFLVRDSRQRNCFFALSVKMASGPTSIRVHFQAGRFHLDGSRESFDCLFELLEHYVAAPRRMLGTPLRQRRVRPLQELCRQRIVATVGRENLARIPLNPVLRDYLSSFPFQI, from the coding sequence ATGGTAGCACACAACCAGGTGGCAGCCGACAATGCAGTCTCCACAGCAGCAGAGCCCCGACGGCGGCCAgagccttcctcctcttcctcctcctcgcCCGCGGCCCCAGCGCGCCCGCGGCCGTGCCCGGCGgtcccggccccggccccggcccccgGCGACACGCACTTCCGCACGTTCCGTTCGCACGCCGATTACCGGCGCATCACGCGCGCCAGCGCGCTTCTCGACGCCTGCGGCTTCTACTGGGGGCCCCTGAGCGTGCACGGAGCACACGAGCGGCTGCGCGCCGAGCCCGTGGGCACCTTCCTGGTGCGCGACAGCCGCCAGCGGAACTGCTTCTTCGCCCTCAGCGTGAAGATGGCCTCGGGCCCCACGAGCATCCGCGTGCACTTCCAGGCCGGCCGCTTCCACCTGGACGGCAGCCGCGAGAGCTTCGACTGCCTCTTCGAGTTGCTGGAGCACTACGTGGCGGCGCCGCGTCGCATGCTGGGGACCCCGCTGCGCCAGCGCCGCGTCCGGCCGCTTCAGGAGCTGTGCCGCCAGCGCATCGTGGCCACCGTGGGCCGCGAGAACCTGG